In Jejubacter calystegiae, the following are encoded in one genomic region:
- the sufB gene encoding Fe-S cluster assembly protein SufB: MSRDTTEDNVQTWSGSLNYKEGFFTQLQTDELAKGINEEVVRAISARRNEPDWMLEFRLSAFHAWQKMEEPHWLKAHYDKLNYQDYSYYSAPSCGNCDDNCASQPGAVQQTGQESAFLTKEVEEAFNQLGVPVREGREVAVDAIFDSVSVATTYRDKLASLGIIFCSFGEAIHEYPDLVKKYLGTVVPGNDNFFAALNAAVASDGTFIYVPKGVRCPMELSTYFRINAEKTGQFERTILVADEGSYVSYIEGCSAPVRDSYQLHAAVVEVIIHRDAEVKYSTVQNWFPGDSNNGGILNFVTKRALCEGENSKMSWTQSETGSAITWKYPSCILRGDNSIGEFFSVALTSGRQQADTGTKMIHIGKNTRSTIISKGISAGQSQNSYRGLVKIMPTATNARNFTQCDSMLIGEECGAHTFPYVECRNNSAQLEHEATTSRIGEDQLFYCLQRGISEDDAISMIVNGFCKDVFSELPLEFAVEAQKLLAISLEHSVG, translated from the coding sequence CCGACTGGATGCTGGAGTTTCGTCTTAGTGCCTTCCACGCCTGGCAGAAAATGGAAGAGCCGCACTGGCTGAAGGCGCACTACGACAAGCTCAACTATCAGGATTACAGCTATTACTCGGCGCCTTCCTGCGGCAACTGCGACGATAACTGCGCATCGCAGCCGGGCGCCGTGCAGCAGACCGGCCAGGAGAGCGCCTTTCTGACCAAAGAGGTGGAAGAGGCCTTTAACCAGTTGGGCGTACCGGTGCGGGAAGGGAGAGAGGTGGCGGTGGACGCGATCTTCGACTCGGTCTCTGTCGCCACCACCTACCGCGACAAGCTGGCGAGTCTGGGCATTATTTTCTGCTCTTTTGGCGAAGCGATTCACGAATACCCGGATCTGGTGAAGAAGTACCTCGGTACCGTGGTGCCGGGCAACGATAACTTTTTCGCCGCGCTGAACGCTGCGGTGGCATCGGACGGCACCTTTATCTATGTCCCGAAAGGGGTGCGCTGCCCGATGGAGCTTTCCACCTACTTCCGTATTAACGCCGAAAAAACCGGTCAGTTCGAACGCACCATTCTGGTGGCAGACGAAGGTAGCTACGTCAGCTATATCGAAGGCTGCTCGGCACCGGTACGCGACAGCTACCAGCTCCATGCCGCGGTGGTCGAGGTCATCATCCACAGGGATGCCGAAGTGAAATACTCCACGGTGCAGAACTGGTTCCCTGGCGACAGCAATAACGGTGGGATTCTGAACTTCGTCACCAAACGTGCGCTGTGCGAAGGGGAAAACAGCAAAATGTCCTGGACCCAGTCTGAAACCGGATCAGCCATTACCTGGAAATACCCGAGCTGTATTTTGCGTGGCGATAACTCCATCGGCGAGTTTTTCTCGGTGGCGCTGACCAGCGGCCGTCAGCAGGCGGATACCGGCACCAAAATGATTCATATCGGTAAAAACACCCGCTCCACCATTATTTCGAAGGGCATTTCCGCAGGCCAGAGCCAGAACAGCTATCGCGGACTGGTGAAGATAATGCCGACCGCCACTAACGCCCGCAACTTCACCCAGTGCGATTCGATGCTGATTGGCGAAGAGTGCGGCGCCCACACCTTCCCGTATGTGGAGTGCCGCAACAACAGCGCCCAGTTGGAACATGAAGCCACCACCTCGCGCATTGGCGAAGATCAGCTGTTCTACTGCCTGCAGCGAGGTATCAGCGAAGACGATGCGATTTCGATGATCGTCAACGGATTCTGTAAGGACGTTTTCTCGGAGCTGCCGCTGGAATTCGCGGTAGAGGCCCAGAAGCTGCTGGCCATCAGCCTTGAGCACAGCGTCGGGTAA